The Gemmatimonadota bacterium genome has a segment encoding these proteins:
- a CDS encoding YraN family protein has translation MSTPRRAPDLWTDPRHRDGWEAELVAGRWLTKQGWRVEAHRFRLGRHDLDLVARRGSLVAFIEVKCRRSATCGMGAEAVGPRKRATIERLAWAWLLRHGQTGDQYRFDVMTLDGMGPAAQLTHIEDAWRPGWR, from the coding sequence GTGTCCACTCCCCGCCGCGCTCCCGACCTCTGGACTGACCCCCGCCATCGCGATGGCTGGGAGGCGGAGCTTGTGGCCGGCCGCTGGCTCACCAAGCAGGGTTGGCGCGTGGAGGCCCATCGGTTCCGGCTCGGCCGCCACGACCTCGACCTGGTGGCCCGACGCGGCTCCCTGGTCGCCTTCATCGAAGTCAAATGCCGTCGCTCGGCGACCTGCGGGATGGGCGCCGAGGCGGTCGGACCGCGCAAGCGCGCCACCATCGAGCGACTCGCCTGGGCCTGGCTCCTCCGCCACGGCCAGACCGGCGACCAGTACCGCTTCGATGTCATGACCCTCGACGGGATGGGGCCAGCGGCTCAGTTGACCCACATCGAGGACGCCTGGCGGCCCGGTTGGCGTTAA
- the recA gene encoding recombinase RecA: MSATETRVDTEKKKALNLAISQIEKQLGKGSIMRMGADRPRVKIDAISTGAINLDAATGIGGVPRGRITEIYGPESSGKTTLCLHLVANVQKSGGVAAYVDAEHALDIEYAKKLGVDIENLLVSQPDTGEQALEIVEILVRSGAVDLVVIDSVAALVPKAEIEGEMGDSHMGLQARLMSQALRKLAGAINRTHCSVVFINQLREKIGVMFGNPETTTGGKALKFYASLRMDIRRIGPVKEREAVIGSHVRVKVVKNKVAPPFKQAEFDVMFDEGISHTGLLVDIASEAGIIQKSGAWYSYGEQRIGQGRENAKLFLKDNAALMAEVEAKVKESLGMLAAAGPGVPDEDDGE; encoded by the coding sequence ATGTCCGCCACCGAAACCCGCGTCGACACCGAGAAGAAGAAGGCCCTCAACCTCGCCATCTCCCAGATCGAGAAGCAGCTGGGGAAGGGGTCGATCATGCGGATGGGGGCGGACCGGCCCCGCGTGAAGATCGACGCCATCTCCACCGGCGCCATCAACCTCGATGCCGCCACCGGCATCGGCGGCGTCCCCCGCGGCCGGATCACCGAGATCTACGGCCCCGAGTCGTCGGGTAAGACGACGCTCTGCTTGCACCTCGTCGCCAACGTCCAGAAGTCGGGCGGGGTGGCCGCCTACGTCGACGCCGAACACGCCCTCGACATCGAGTACGCCAAGAAGCTCGGCGTCGACATCGAGAACCTGCTCGTCTCGCAGCCCGACACCGGCGAACAGGCCCTCGAGATCGTCGAGATCCTCGTCCGCTCCGGCGCCGTTGACCTGGTGGTGATCGACTCGGTCGCCGCGCTGGTGCCGAAGGCGGAAATCGAAGGCGAGATGGGCGATTCCCACATGGGCCTCCAGGCGCGCCTCATGAGCCAGGCCCTCCGCAAGCTCGCCGGCGCCATCAACCGGACCCACTGCTCCGTGGTCTTCATCAACCAGCTGCGCGAGAAGATCGGCGTGATGTTCGGCAACCCCGAGACGACCACGGGCGGCAAGGCGCTCAAGTTCTACGCCTCGCTCCGCATGGACATCCGCCGCATCGGGCCGGTCAAGGAACGCGAGGCCGTCATCGGGTCGCACGTCCGCGTGAAGGTGGTCAAGAACAAGGTGGCGCCGCCGTTCAAGCAGGCGGAGTTCGACGTCATGTTCGACGAAGGGATCTCGCACACCGGCCTGCTGGTCGACATCGCCTCCGAGGCGGGGATCATCCAGAAGTCGGGCGCCTGGTACTCCTACGGCGAGCAGCGGATCGGGCAGGGGCGCGAGAACGCCAAGCTCTTCCTCAAGGACAACGCCGCCCTGATGGCCGAGGTCGAGGCCAAGGTGAAGGAGTCGCTGGGCATGCTGGCCGCCGCGGGCCCGGGCGTCCCCGATGAGGATGACGGCGAGTGA
- a CDS encoding regulatory protein RecX — protein MIIEALVPDPRRPGSTRVIVDGRPAWTVPADVVAALGLAPARPLPAGGVAALDAAADEEAAFRAAIKAIEQRAHGTVELTRKLGRRSHGPDAVAGAVARLTTLGLLDDAAFARGYVEVRARRGSGPMRIRHDLARLGVPNELVAAALVTLQDEEAPDPMAKTLAQAERRVASMKGLTRDAKRRRLLAFFARRGWAGAVANGHVRRLVGEG, from the coding sequence GTGATCATCGAAGCACTGGTCCCCGATCCACGGCGCCCCGGGAGCACCCGGGTCATCGTGGACGGGCGGCCCGCCTGGACCGTGCCGGCCGATGTCGTCGCGGCCCTCGGCCTCGCCCCGGCTCGGCCCCTCCCGGCAGGCGGGGTGGCGGCACTCGATGCCGCGGCCGATGAAGAGGCCGCGTTCCGAGCGGCCATCAAGGCGATCGAGCAGCGGGCCCATGGCACCGTCGAATTGACGCGCAAGTTGGGCCGGCGGAGTCATGGCCCCGACGCGGTTGCGGGCGCGGTGGCTCGGCTGACCACGCTCGGATTGCTCGACGACGCGGCATTTGCCCGGGGCTACGTCGAGGTGCGGGCGCGGCGGGGAAGCGGCCCGATGCGCATCCGGCACGACCTCGCGCGGCTCGGCGTGCCGAATGAGCTGGTTGCCGCCGCGCTGGTCACGCTCCAGGACGAGGAAGCCCCCGACCCGATGGCCAAGACACTGGCGCAGGCCGAGCGACGCGTGGCCAGCATGAAGGGGCTCACCCGTGACGCCAAGCGGCGTCGGTTGCTGGCCTTCTTCGCCCGCCGGGGGTGGGCCGGGGCCGTGGCCAATGGCCATGTCCGGCGATTGGTAGGGGAGGGCTGA
- the alaS gene encoding alanine--tRNA ligase encodes MNAAQIRRRFLDYFVAQGHTEVASSTLVPADDPTLLFTNAGMVQFKRTFLGQDPRSYVRAVTCQKCVRAGGKHNDLEQVGLTRRHHTFFEMLGNFSFGDYFKQDAIKFAWEFVTSPEYLGIPADRLRVTVHHTDDEARALWLEHSTLPADRIYGLGDKDNFWQMGDTGPCGPCSEIYVDLKWTPGSTPVAMSQEEFEVEAEAGRFLEIWNLVFMQFDRSADGTLTPLPKPSVDTGAGLERITAVLQGQDDNFHTDLFRPLIADVERLVGAPYPGGPEGTGISYRVLADHARAVSFLLLDGVYPSNEGRGFVLRRILRRAVRHAWLLGRREPTLVELVPTVVALMGEAYPVLVEKQAFVAETIRQEEARFLETIEAGLSRLEEIRAAGTTRIAGDEAFKLFDTFGFPLDLTVLIAEEMGISVDTDGFDVAMTEQRERSRAAAGKGGAALGKVKVTIGLEGQTRFVGYSDPGRNQGAERHGGEANGSSSWRRIPFLCRQRRPAGRPGIIRARGGASR; translated from the coding sequence ATGAACGCCGCCCAGATTCGCCGCCGATTCCTCGACTATTTCGTCGCCCAGGGTCACACCGAGGTCGCCTCGTCGACCCTCGTTCCCGCCGACGACCCGACGCTCCTCTTCACCAATGCCGGCATGGTGCAGTTCAAACGCACCTTCCTCGGACAGGATCCACGGAGCTACGTCCGTGCGGTCACCTGCCAGAAGTGCGTGCGCGCCGGTGGGAAACACAACGACCTCGAACAGGTGGGGCTGACCCGACGTCACCACACCTTCTTCGAGATGCTCGGCAACTTCTCGTTCGGCGACTACTTCAAGCAGGACGCCATCAAGTTCGCCTGGGAGTTCGTCACCTCGCCCGAGTACCTCGGCATCCCGGCCGATCGCCTGCGCGTCACGGTGCACCACACCGATGACGAGGCGCGTGCGCTCTGGCTCGAGCACTCGACGCTCCCCGCCGACCGGATCTACGGCCTCGGCGACAAGGACAACTTCTGGCAGATGGGCGACACCGGACCGTGCGGCCCATGCTCGGAGATCTACGTCGACCTGAAGTGGACGCCGGGGAGCACGCCCGTCGCGATGTCGCAGGAGGAGTTCGAGGTCGAGGCCGAAGCGGGCCGCTTCCTTGAGATCTGGAACCTGGTCTTCATGCAGTTCGACCGCTCCGCCGACGGCACGCTCACGCCGCTGCCGAAGCCGAGCGTCGACACCGGTGCCGGCCTGGAGCGGATCACCGCCGTGTTGCAGGGGCAGGACGACAACTTCCACACCGATCTCTTCCGTCCGCTGATCGCCGACGTGGAGCGGCTCGTCGGCGCGCCGTATCCAGGTGGGCCGGAGGGCACCGGCATCTCGTATCGCGTCCTTGCCGACCACGCGCGGGCCGTCTCGTTCCTGCTGCTCGACGGCGTCTATCCGAGCAACGAGGGACGCGGCTTCGTGCTGCGCCGTATCCTCCGCCGTGCCGTGCGCCATGCCTGGCTGCTCGGCCGTCGCGAGCCGACGCTGGTCGAGCTGGTGCCGACCGTCGTCGCCTTGATGGGCGAGGCCTATCCGGTGCTCGTGGAGAAGCAGGCGTTCGTCGCCGAGACGATTCGCCAGGAAGAAGCCCGCTTCCTCGAGACCATCGAGGCAGGGCTCTCGCGGCTTGAGGAGATCCGCGCCGCCGGCACCACGCGGATCGCCGGCGACGAGGCGTTCAAGTTGTTCGACACCTTCGGCTTTCCGCTGGACCTCACGGTGCTGATCGCCGAGGAGATGGGAATCAGCGTCGACACCGACGGCTTCGACGTCGCGATGACGGAGCAGCGCGAGCGGAGTCGTGCGGCGGCAGGGAAGGGCGGGGCGGCGCTCGGAAAGGTGAAAGTCACCATCGGGCTCGAGGGTCAGACTCGGTTCGTCGGGTACAGCGACCCAGGCCGAAACCAAGGTGCTGAGCGCCATGGCGGCGAGGCAAACGGATCCTCGTCCTGGCGGAGAATCCCCTTTCTATGCCGCCAGCGGCGGCCAGCAGGCCGACCTGGCATCATCAGGGCGAGGGGTGGCGCTTCCAGGTGA
- a CDS encoding SIS domain-containing protein yields MRELALLAERVAAHPEGLEGIVGAMRRCLAQGGTLFFAGNGGSAADAQHLAAEYVVRYHATQRKALRALALTTDTSILTASANDLGADALFARQLEALARPGDVLVLHSTSGNSPNCLVAARRARELQVTTVAMLGGDGGALLPLVDHAFVVPDRRVNHVQELHLAVQHQIAALLTTEFGG; encoded by the coding sequence CTGCGCGAACTCGCGCTGCTGGCAGAGCGGGTGGCCGCCCACCCCGAGGGCCTCGAGGGCATCGTCGGGGCGATGCGGCGGTGCCTGGCCCAGGGCGGCACGCTCTTCTTCGCGGGCAATGGCGGTTCCGCCGCGGACGCGCAGCACCTCGCGGCGGAATACGTCGTGAGGTATCACGCGACCCAGCGGAAGGCGTTGCGCGCCCTGGCGCTCACCACCGACACGTCGATCCTCACCGCGTCCGCCAACGACCTCGGCGCCGACGCGCTCTTCGCGCGGCAACTCGAGGCGCTCGCCCGGCCCGGCGACGTCCTGGTGCTGCACAGCACCTCGGGGAATTCGCCCAATTGCCTCGTGGCGGCACGGCGGGCCCGCGAGCTGCAGGTCACGACCGTGGCGATGCTCGGCGGCGACGGCGGGGCGTTGCTTCCGCTGGTCGACCATGCGTTCGTGGTTCCGGACCGCCGCGTGAACCATGTGCAGGAGTTGCACCTCGCCGTGCAGCACCAGATCGCCGCCCTCCTGACGACCGAATTCGGCGGATGA
- a CDS encoding SDR family oxidoreductase: MISLQGKRILVTGGSRGIGRATALLCAKAGADVGITYRTRRADADAVAKAVRAMGRRAYVGGGDLGDPKRVAQCFAEVQAAFGGLDGFVANHGIWPAAETPLAAMAPERWRETIRVNLDSLFLTTRAAIGLMQGSGRIVMIASTAGQRGEAFHADYAASKGAMIALVKSLAIECAPGIAVNAVAPGWVDTEMTTAALGDPQARAAIASTIPVGRVASAEDIAGPVLFLLSDLARHVTGEILNVNGGSVLCG, translated from the coding sequence ATGATCTCGCTGCAGGGGAAGCGCATCCTGGTGACCGGCGGCTCGCGGGGGATTGGACGTGCCACCGCGTTGCTCTGTGCCAAGGCCGGGGCCGATGTCGGCATCACCTACCGCACCCGTCGCGCCGACGCCGATGCGGTGGCCAAGGCGGTGCGGGCGATGGGTCGCCGCGCGTATGTGGGCGGCGGCGACCTCGGCGATCCGAAGCGCGTGGCGCAGTGCTTTGCCGAAGTGCAGGCCGCGTTCGGTGGGCTCGACGGCTTCGTGGCGAACCATGGCATCTGGCCGGCGGCGGAGACGCCCCTCGCCGCGATGGCACCTGAGCGGTGGCGGGAGACCATCCGGGTCAACCTCGATTCGCTCTTCCTCACCACGCGCGCCGCGATCGGCTTGATGCAGGGGAGCGGGCGCATCGTGATGATCGCCTCGACGGCCGGGCAGCGGGGCGAGGCGTTCCACGCCGATTACGCCGCGTCGAAGGGGGCGATGATCGCCCTGGTGAAGTCCCTGGCGATCGAATGCGCGCCGGGGATTGCGGTCAACGCTGTGGCACCGGGGTGGGTCGACACCGAGATGACCACCGCGGCGCTCGGCGATCCGCAGGCGCGCGCCGCCATCGCCTCGACGATTCCGGTGGGCCGGGTGGCCAGCGCGGAGGATATTGCCGGGCCCGTGCTCTTTCTGCTCTCCGATCTCGCGCGGCATGTGACCGGCGAGATCCTCAACGTGAACGGCGGCAGCGTACTCTGCGGCTGA
- a CDS encoding CCA tRNA nucleotidyltransferase produces MSEASTPGHDAIRIPEQVIGIVRRLEEAGYETWCVGGAIRDALLGGSGSDVDLATAAPPTVVRSLFRRTIAVGIEHGTVGVLDEQGILHEVTTFRHDVVTDGRHAVVAFGASLEEDLARRDFTINAIAYHPVHDRWADPFDGRADLHRRVVRAVGDPVQRFREDRLRILRALRFAARLDFMIDPATWNAAVAQSGDIAHLSAERVRDEWVKGLRTARDPAALLQLWLTSGVAASWIPELDAARVARPAPTPEDRDPPLLTAYYCSPSASVWRRLKGSTAEIRRAAAIDAGPPAPAAADGESVRRWMHRVGDAVGDLVRLAQWRGDVEHGWDDEVAAVTLRGDATTRGQLAITGNDLIAAGIVSPGPALGLLLDQLLDAVLTDPARNSRDQLLARARDLAHGLDR; encoded by the coding sequence ATGTCGGAGGCGTCCACGCCAGGTCACGACGCGATTCGGATTCCCGAGCAGGTCATCGGCATCGTGCGCCGCCTCGAAGAGGCGGGGTACGAAACGTGGTGCGTTGGCGGCGCGATTCGCGACGCGTTGCTCGGTGGCTCAGGCAGCGATGTCGACCTCGCGACGGCGGCGCCACCAACCGTGGTGCGCTCGCTCTTTCGACGCACGATCGCCGTCGGGATCGAGCACGGCACCGTCGGCGTCCTCGACGAGCAGGGCATCCTCCACGAGGTAACCACCTTTCGGCACGACGTCGTGACCGATGGGCGGCATGCCGTCGTGGCCTTCGGCGCGTCGCTGGAAGAGGATCTCGCGCGGCGTGATTTCACCATCAACGCGATCGCCTACCATCCCGTGCACGACCGGTGGGCCGATCCGTTCGACGGTCGCGCCGACCTGCACCGACGCGTGGTCCGCGCGGTCGGCGATCCAGTGCAGCGCTTTCGCGAGGACCGGCTCAGGATCCTGCGCGCACTGCGCTTCGCGGCACGCCTCGATTTCATGATCGACCCCGCCACGTGGAACGCCGCGGTCGCGCAGTCGGGCGACATCGCGCATCTCTCGGCGGAGCGCGTGCGGGACGAATGGGTGAAGGGACTGCGCACCGCCCGCGACCCGGCGGCGCTGTTGCAGCTCTGGCTCACCTCCGGAGTCGCGGCGAGCTGGATTCCCGAACTGGATGCCGCTCGCGTGGCCCGGCCCGCGCCGACCCCCGAGGACCGTGATCCGCCACTGCTGACGGCGTACTACTGTTCGCCGTCGGCAAGCGTCTGGCGGCGGCTCAAGGGCTCCACGGCGGAAATTCGCCGGGCCGCGGCCATCGACGCGGGGCCACCGGCACCGGCGGCTGCCGACGGCGAGTCGGTGCGGCGCTGGATGCACCGCGTTGGCGATGCCGTCGGCGACCTGGTCCGACTGGCGCAGTGGCGCGGCGATGTGGAGCATGGCTGGGATGACGAAGTTGCCGCCGTCACGTTGCGGGGCGACGCCACCACGCGCGGCCAACTTGCCATCACCGGCAACGACCTCATCGCGGCTGGCATCGTCAGCCCCGGCCCCGCGCTCGGACTCCTGCTTGACCAGCTCCTCGATGCCGTGCTGACCGACCCCGCACGCAACAGCCGGGACCAACTGTTGGCACGGGCGCGCGACCTGGCCCACGGGCTGGACCGGTGA